In the Mesorhizobium sp. M1D.F.Ca.ET.043.01.1.1 genome, ACGCCTGGAGAATTGCATTGTCATTCCTGCCCGCCACCGCGAACGATCTTTCAAACGGCCTGAATGCGGCCGGAAGCAAGAGCCCTGCCCCGATCTGGGCCGGCGTCGTCCCGGGGATCGTGCTCGTGGCGATGATCACCAGCGTCGCCTATTCGGCGCGCAATCTCTCCGGCCTTACGCTGTTCAGCCCGATGATCCTCGCCGTCTTCGCTGGCATGGTCTACTCCAACGCGCTCGGCACGCCCGCCCATGCCAAGGCCGGCATCGCGTTTGCGCAGCGCCGGCTGTTGCGTTTCGCCATCGTTCTGCTCGGCTTCCAGCTCACGCTCGGCCAGGTGGCCGGCATAGGCTTTGGCGGCGTCGGCATCGTCGCGGTGACGCTTGGCGCTACCTTCCTCTTCACCGTCACGCTCGGCCGGCTGTTCGGCGTCGACGTCAAACTGGCGCAACTGATCGCGGCCGGCACCTCGATCTGCGGCGCCTCGGCCATCGCCGCCACCAACATCGTCACCGACGCGCGGGACGAAGATGTGACCTACGCCGTCGCCGCGATCACCCTGTTCGGCACCATCGCCATGCTCGGCTTCCCGCTGCTGGCGCCCCTGTTCGGCCTCGACCAGCATGCGTTCGGCCTGTGGGCCGGCGCCTCGATCCACGAGGTGGCGCAGGTGATCGGCGCCGGCTTCCAGAACGGCGCCCAGGCCGGCGAGACGGCGACCGTCGCCAAGCTGACGCGCGTCGCCATGCTGGCGCCGATGGTGATCGCGCTCGGCCTGATGGCGCGCCGCGGCAGCGCCGTTCGCTCCGCCGCGAAGCCGCCGATGCCGTGGTTCGTCGTCGCCTTCGTCGCGATGGTGGCGCTGAACAGCCTGGTGGCGATCCCGGCGCAAGTCCATTCGGCGATCGCCTTGGCCGCGCAGGTCATGCTGACCATGGGGCTCGCCGCCATGGGCCTTCAAGCCGACATTTCGCAGCTGCGCTCGCGCGGCCTGCGCCCGCTGATGCTGGCCTTCTCGGCCTTCCTGTTTATCGCGGCGTTCAGCCTGACGTTGGTGAAATTCGTCTAGTCTTCCAACGAACTCGCCGCGACATAGATCGCGGCCAGCTTTTCGACGCCGGCCTGGTCCTCCTTGTCGAAGCGGCCAGGCAGCGGGCTGTCGAGATCGAGCACGCCGAACACGCCGTCGGCGTCGCGCAACAGCACGACCAGCTCCGAGCGCGAGTCGGCATCGCAGGCGATGTGGCCGGGAAAATCGTGCACGTCCTTGATCAGCATCGACATGCCGAGATCGACCGCCGTGCCGCAGACGCCCTTGCCCACCGCAATCCGCACGCAGGCCGGCTTGCCCTGGAAGGGCCCCAGCACCAGCTCTTCGTCCGACTGCAGGAAGTAGAAGCCCGCCCAGTTGAGATCGGGCACCATCTGGTAGATCAGCGCCGAGGTGTTGGCGGCGTTGGCGATCGAGTCGCCCTCGCCCTCCAGCAGCGCTTTCAATTGCGTGGCCAACTCATTGTAGAAGGCCGGCTTGTTGCCCGTTTCGATGGCGGTTGCCGCAAACATCCTGGTCGTTTCTCCGTTGCAAGGGCGTTGACCCGCCCGCTACAGTCCTGCCCTCTCTGCCACCAAAGCCGCCGTCGGGAAACAGCCTATCGTGACTTCCAGCCATCCTAGGACAATAAGGGCCAGAACGATACGGATCGCCGCCGCCGTGATCCGCGATGACAGCGGCAAGCTGCTCTTGGTGCGCAAGCGCGGCACCGGCACATTCATGCAGGCCGGCGGCAAGATCGAGCCAGGCGAGGCGCCGGCCGCCGCTCTTGCGCGCGAATTGCGCGAGGAATTGGGCATCGTCGTCGATCCGGCGACGGCCTTGCATCTCGGCTCGTTCTCGGCGCCCGCCGCCAATGAGCCGGATGCCCGCGTCGAGGCCGAGCTTTTCGAACTGTCGATCGCCGGCGAACCGATCCCGGCGGCCGAGATCGAGGAGATGATCTGGCTGAGCCCGGAGCTGGCAAGCGGCATGGAACTCGCGCCGCTCACCGCCGACATCGTGCTGCCGCGCTACGGCCGCCAGCCATGAGCCAAGCAAAGCCATCGCCAGGCGAAGCGCCCCTCACCTTCGCGGTGCTGGTGTTTCCCGGCTTTCCGATGATGGCGTTTTCCTCCGTCATCGAGCCGTTGCGCGCCGCCAACATTCTTGCCAAGCGCGACTGCTACCGCTGGATGATCGTCGGTGCCGATGAGGGCACGGTCGAGGCCTCCAACGGCGTCGTGATCCAGCCCGGCTTTTCAGCGGCGGACGCGCCGAAGGTCGACCGCATCGTCGTCTGTTCCGGCGGCGATGCCGACCATGTCGTCGCCGACGAGGCAATGAGCTGGATCCGCAAGAGCCTGCGCGGCGGCGCGCATATCGGCGCCGTGGCCGATGCGGCGTTCTTCCTCGCCCGCGCCGGCCTGCTCGACGGCCATGCCTGCACCTTGCACTGGACCAGCCAGGCCGCCTTCACCGAGGCCTTTCCGGAGATCGAGCTCAGACGCGATCTCTTCGTCATCGACCGCAAGCGCTTCACCTCGGCCGGCGGCGTCGGCAGCCTCGACATGATGCTGGAAATCATCACGCGCGACTATGGCGCCGAACTCGCCGCGGGCGTCGCCGAATGGTTCGTGCACTCTCCGCTGCGGTCGAGCCTCGACCGCAAGCTGATGCCGCTGCGCCTGCGCACCGGCGTGCAGAACGAGCTGGTGCTGTCGGCCATCGCCGTCATGGAGGACGCGGTCGAGGAGCGGCTTGGCATGGCTGAACTGGCGGAACGGCTCGGCGTTTCGCCGGACAAGCTCGAGCGCAATTTCCGCGCCGAGCTCGATATCTCGCCCAACGGCTACTACCGGCGGCTCAGGCTGAAGCGGGCGGCGGACCTTCTTGCGCATTCGACGCTGATGGTGCGCGACGTGGCGCTGGCCTGCGGATTTGCCTCGATGTCGAGCTTTGCACGGGCCTTTCGCGAGGAGCACGGGCAGGCGCCGAAGGCGATGCGGCGGCATTAGCCAGCGTCGGGCGCAGCCGCCTGCTTCGTCATCCTAGGGCGAAGCGACGCGCAGCGGAGCGAAGACCCAGGGATCCATGCCGTTACTTCCGAGCTTCACAGCCGTGCAGAACTGGGAGACCGTGATTCCTGAACATTTTTTCTGCAGCGTTGTGCTTTGCGGCCAACGTCACGGCATGGATCCTAGGGTCTACGCGCGTCGCTTCGCTCCTTGCTCGGCCCTAGGATGACGAAGGGAACGGCGCGGCGCCCGGCACAACATCTGCGGAATACCGCACAAGCTCAAAACCCGGCCCGGCTATGTTCGCACGAACAGGAGGCACCCATGAGCATCGTTGTTTTCGATCCGGACAGCACCGAGGATGTGGACTTCAAGGACCGCATGCGCCATCCGGCCGCGGCCGATCCGGCCGGCGGCATGTGGCTTTCCGACACCGAGCCGTCCTTCATCGACGCAGATGCACTCCGTAAGGGTCGCCTTACCAAGCTGCGCGCCTGGATGCGCGAGGCGGGCTATGGCGGCGTCGTTTTGTTCGATCCCTACAACCAGCGCTACGCCACCGGCTCGCGCAACATGTTCGGCTATTTCCTGCGCAACTCGACCCGCTACTTCTTCATCCCGACCGAAGGGCCGGTCGTACTGTTCGAATATCCGCAGAGCTACCATGTCTCCATGGTGCTCGACACGATCGACGAGGCGCGGCCTTCGAAACTGGTCTGGTCGTCGGTCTCCGGCCGCGACGACGAGACCGCGGGACCGTTCGCCGACGAGATCATCGAGCTTCTGAAGAAGCATGGCGGCGGCTCGATGAAGCTCGGGCTCGACC is a window encoding:
- a CDS encoding YeiH family protein, yielding MITSVAYSARNLSGLTLFSPMILAVFAGMVYSNALGTPAHAKAGIAFAQRRLLRFAIVLLGFQLTLGQVAGIGFGGVGIVAVTLGATFLFTVTLGRLFGVDVKLAQLIAAGTSICGASAIAATNIVTDARDEDVTYAVAAITLFGTIAMLGFPLLAPLFGLDQHAFGLWAGASIHEVAQVIGAGFQNGAQAGETATVAKLTRVAMLAPMVIALGLMARRGSAVRSAAKPPMPWFVVAFVAMVALNSLVAIPAQVHSAIALAAQVMLTMGLAAMGLQADISQLRSRGLRPLMLAFSAFLFIAAFSLTLVKFV
- a CDS encoding NUDIX domain-containing protein; amino-acid sequence: MIRDDSGKLLLVRKRGTGTFMQAGGKIEPGEAPAAALARELREELGIVVDPATALHLGSFSAPAANEPDARVEAELFELSIAGEPIPAAEIEEMIWLSPELASGMELAPLTADIVLPRYGRQP
- a CDS encoding GlxA family transcriptional regulator; amino-acid sequence: MSQAKPSPGEAPLTFAVLVFPGFPMMAFSSVIEPLRAANILAKRDCYRWMIVGADEGTVEASNGVVIQPGFSAADAPKVDRIVVCSGGDADHVVADEAMSWIRKSLRGGAHIGAVADAAFFLARAGLLDGHACTLHWTSQAAFTEAFPEIELRRDLFVIDRKRFTSAGGVGSLDMMLEIITRDYGAELAAGVAEWFVHSPLRSSLDRKLMPLRLRTGVQNELVLSAIAVMEDAVEERLGMAELAERLGVSPDKLERNFRAELDISPNGYYRRLRLKRAADLLAHSTLMVRDVALACGFASMSSFARAFREEHGQAPKAMRRH
- a CDS encoding GAF domain-containing protein, giving the protein MFAATAIETGNKPAFYNELATQLKALLEGEGDSIANAANTSALIYQMVPDLNWAGFYFLQSDEELVLGPFQGKPACVRIAVGKGVCGTAVDLGMSMLIKDVHDFPGHIACDADSRSELVVLLRDADGVFGVLDLDSPLPGRFDKEDQAGVEKLAAIYVAASSLED